One stretch of Hemitrygon akajei chromosome 18, sHemAka1.3, whole genome shotgun sequence DNA includes these proteins:
- the LOC140741075 gene encoding glycylpeptide N-tetradecanoyltransferase 1-like isoform X2: MGAKKKKRKPKRKKDKGGKLDLDDHSKANSLPAEKLQEIQKAIELFSVGQGPAKSMEEATKRSYQFWDTQPVPKLGEVVTVHGPIEPDKANIRQEPYSLPQGFLWDALDLGNAEVLKELYTLLNENYVEDDDNMFRFDYSPEFLLWALRPPGWLLQWHCGVRVVSNKKLVGFISAIPANIQIYDHQKKMVEINFLCVHKKLRAKRVAPVLIREITRRVNLEGSYQAVYTAGVVLPKPVGTCRYWHRSLNPRKLVEVKFSHLSRNMTMQRTMKLYRLPETPKTPGLRPMVRKDVKSVCRLFREYLKQFYLTPIMNEEEVAHWFLPQENIIETYVVESPEGELTDFISFYTLPSTIMHHPVHKSLKAAYSFYNVHTKTPLVDLMNDGLILAKSKGFDVFNALDLMENKTFLEKLKFGIGDGNLQYYLYNWKCPSMAPEKVGLVLQ; this comes from the exons GCTAACTCGTTGCCAGCCGAGAAGCTCCAAGAGATCCAGAAGGCCATTGAACTGTTTTCTGTTGGTCAAGGTCCAGCAAAGAGTATGGAGGAGGCAACCAAACGCAGTTACCAGTTCTGGGATACCCAGCCAGTGCCAAAACTTG GTGAAGTAGTGACTGTGCATGGCCCTATTGAGCCAGACAAGGCTAATATTCGACAAGAGCCCTACAGTCTACCACAAGGGTTTCTGTGGGATGCCCTAGATCTTGGGAATGCTGAAGTG CTGAAAGAGCTGTACACATTGCTGAATGAGAACTATGTGGAGGATGATGACAACATGTTTAGGTTTGATTACTCGCCTGAATTCTTATTGTG GGCTCTGCGTCCTCCTGGTTGGTTACTGCAGTGGCACTGTGGAGTACGTGTTGTCTCCAACAAAAAATTAGTGGGCTTTATCAGTGCCATTCCAGCTAATATTCAGATTTACGATCA CCAAAAGAAGATGGTGGAAATTAACTTCCTGTGTGTGCATAAAAAGCTACGAGCTAAACGGGTGGCTCCAGTCTTGATCCGGGAGATCACCAGGAGAGTCAACCTTGAGGGCAGCTATCAGGCTGTGTACACTGCAGGCGTGGTGTTGCCTAAACCCGTAGGCACTTGCAG GTACTGGCATAGGTCACTGAACCCACGCAAACTAGTTGAGGTGAAATTCTCTCATCTGAGCAGAAACATGACTATGCAACGAACAATGAAACTATATAGACTACCAGAG ACACCAAAAACACCTGGTCTGAGGCCGATGGTACGCAAGGATGTGAAGAGTGTGTGCAGACTGTTCAGAGAATATTTGAAGCAATTCTATCTGACTCCAATAATGAATGAAGAGGAGGTCGCTCACTGGTTCTTGCCTCAGGAAAATATTATAGAAACTTATGTGGTTGAG AGCCCTGAAGGAGAATTGACAGACTTCATCAGTTTTTACACTCTTCCTTCCACCATCATGCACCATCCTGTTCACAAGAGCCTGAAAGCTGCTTACTCTTTTTATAATGTCCATACCAAGACTCCTCTTGTTGACCTCATGAACGATGGCCTCATCCTTGCAAAGTCG AAAGGTTTTGATGTTTTCAATGCACTGGATCTAATGGAAAATAAGACCTTCCTAGAAAAGCTGAAATTTGGAATTGGAGACGGCAACTTGCAGTATTATCTGTACAATTGGAAGTGCCCCAGTATGGCTCCTGAAAAG